The Flavobacterium piscisymbiosum genome includes a region encoding these proteins:
- a CDS encoding nucleotidyltransferase family protein: MKEITGIVVLAAGSSSRLGQPKQLLLYKNTSLLKNTISQASQVPNTAIIVVTGSNHELIEKEITDSEIKTIFNPDWELGMASSIATGLNELLRLNPDIQKCIFTVCDQPYITTIVFENLIKEHQKKAKGIAASQYAATLGTPVLFHKKYFTELLQLKGQEGAKKIINRFLEDTVAVPFEKGNIDIDTIEDYNELIS, from the coding sequence ATGAAAGAGATAACTGGAATTGTTGTTTTAGCAGCAGGAAGTTCTTCAAGATTAGGACAACCCAAACAATTGCTTTTGTATAAAAATACTTCTCTTTTAAAAAACACAATTTCCCAAGCTTCTCAGGTACCAAATACTGCAATCATAGTCGTTACCGGATCGAATCATGAACTAATCGAAAAAGAAATTACTGATTCCGAAATAAAAACAATTTTCAATCCTGATTGGGAGTTGGGAATGGCATCTTCTATAGCAACAGGTTTAAACGAATTGTTACGCTTAAATCCTGATATCCAAAAATGCATTTTTACGGTTTGCGATCAACCCTATATTACAACTATAGTGTTTGAGAATTTGATAAAAGAACATCAAAAAAAAGCAAAAGGAATTGCCGCCTCTCAATACGCAGCAACCTTAGGAACTCCGGTACTCTTCCATAAAAAATATTTCACCGAATTACTACAATTAAAAGGTCAGGAAGGCGCAAAAAAAATCATCAATAGATTTTTAGAAGATACTGTTGCAGTTCCTTTCGAAAAAGGCAATATAGATATCGATACTATTGAGGATTATAATGAGCTTATTTCTTAA
- a CDS encoding YegP family protein, which produces MGKFVITKRTNGEFQFNLKAGNGQTILTSEGYTTKAACTNGIESVKTNSKDDSKFDKLESKSGKPYFNLKASNGQIIGSSEMYESTSARDNGIASVKTNAAEATTDDQTV; this is translated from the coding sequence ATGGGAAAATTTGTGATTACCAAAAGAACCAATGGTGAATTCCAATTTAATTTAAAAGCAGGTAACGGCCAGACTATTTTAACCAGTGAAGGTTATACTACTAAAGCTGCTTGCACTAACGGAATCGAATCTGTGAAAACAAATTCTAAAGATGACTCTAAGTTTGATAAACTGGAATCGAAAAGCGGAAAACCGTATTTCAATTTAAAAGCCAGCAATGGTCAAATCATTGGATCAAGCGAAATGTATGAAAGTACAAGCGCGCGAGATAACGGAATTGCATCAGTAAAAACAAATGCAGCTGAGGCAACTACAGATGATCAAACAGTATAA
- a CDS encoding XdhC family protein has product MKEISEILKAHSQAKAAGKKTALATVVKVEGSSYRQPGARMLVTEDGLLTGAISGGCLEGDALRKALLSIHQQQNKLITYNTSNEEDSEVGLQLGCNGIVHILFEYINDEVENNPIQLLQQLELERKDAVVATVFSLKRQAIQQGTVLFYRENQEPIYSSNRTLNILQDAKEALNNKTTLIKKLHDDQENEVLADYINPPVSLVIVGAGNDVQPLVKMTSLLGWEITIGEGRATHATKKRFPEAKNVFVVKPEQLLENIIIDEQTYFVLITHNYKYDLAVLKLLIKINCNYIGILGPKTKLNRMLDDLNNEGIQLTEEKLNIIYGPIGLDLGAETSEEIALSIVAEIKAVMSGKQGTSLKYKTEKIHTATNTSCLI; this is encoded by the coding sequence ATGAAGGAAATAAGCGAGATTCTAAAAGCACATTCCCAGGCAAAAGCCGCCGGAAAAAAGACAGCACTTGCCACCGTGGTAAAGGTCGAGGGTTCGTCGTACCGTCAGCCCGGAGCACGTATGCTTGTTACTGAGGATGGTTTGCTTACAGGCGCCATTAGCGGAGGCTGTTTAGAAGGTGATGCATTGCGAAAAGCGCTTCTTTCCATCCATCAGCAACAAAATAAATTGATTACTTATAATACAAGTAATGAAGAGGATAGCGAAGTAGGTTTGCAATTAGGATGTAACGGAATTGTGCATATTCTTTTTGAATATATTAATGATGAGGTAGAGAATAATCCGATACAGCTTTTGCAGCAGTTAGAACTGGAACGAAAAGATGCTGTCGTAGCAACCGTTTTTTCATTAAAAAGACAAGCAATTCAGCAAGGAACAGTACTGTTTTACAGAGAAAATCAAGAACCAATTTACAGCAGTAATAGGACACTTAATATTCTGCAAGATGCAAAAGAGGCATTGAATAACAAAACAACATTAATAAAAAAACTTCACGATGATCAGGAGAATGAGGTTTTGGCAGATTATATAAATCCTCCCGTTTCTCTGGTAATTGTTGGAGCAGGAAATGACGTTCAGCCATTGGTAAAAATGACTTCTTTATTAGGTTGGGAAATTACCATTGGCGAAGGCCGAGCAACACATGCTACAAAAAAAAGATTTCCGGAAGCCAAAAATGTATTTGTTGTAAAACCGGAACAATTACTGGAAAATATTATTATCGACGAACAGACTTATTTTGTCCTGATCACGCATAATTATAAATATGATTTGGCTGTTTTAAAACTTCTCATAAAAATCAATTGTAATTATATTGGAATTTTAGGTCCAAAAACAAAACTCAATCGTATGCTCGATGATTTGAACAATGAAGGCATACAATTGACAGAAGAAAAATTAAACATCATTTACGGCCCAATAGGACTTGATTTGGGAGCAGAAACATCAGAAGAAATTGCCTTATCGATCGTGGCTGAAATAAAAGCGGTAATGAGCGGTAAACAAGGGACTTCATTAAAATATAAAACAGAAAAAATACATACTGCAACCAATACATCTTGTTTAATATGA
- a CDS encoding FAD binding domain-containing protein has translation MKNFQIIRALSSKSAVTTIAKENSAMFIAGGTNLVDLMKKNVVAPDKLIDINGVDLKKIEFLTGKVSIGAMAKNSQVAEDKIIQEKYPLLALALAAGASQQIRHMASVGGNMLQRTRCSYFYNTDMPCNKRTPKSGCGAIGGSNRMHAIFGASDSCIAVHPSDMCVALAALDATVFVEGPKGKREIKFTDFHRLPGNMPEKDNTLENKEIITSIEIPNNNFEKNSHYLKVRDRTSYAFALISVAVGLDIQNNTIKDARLAMGGVAHKPWRLTEAEEFLKGKTVSETTFRQAADLAMHGARGYGDNDFKLTLGPNAITEALTIAASK, from the coding sequence ATGAAAAACTTTCAGATTATAAGAGCATTATCATCAAAATCAGCAGTAACTACTATTGCCAAAGAAAACTCAGCCATGTTTATTGCCGGAGGAACCAATCTGGTCGATTTGATGAAAAAAAATGTTGTCGCTCCTGATAAACTTATAGATATTAACGGAGTAGATTTAAAAAAGATAGAATTCCTGACAGGAAAAGTTTCAATTGGCGCAATGGCCAAAAACAGTCAGGTTGCCGAAGATAAAATAATACAAGAAAAATATCCTTTACTGGCATTGGCACTAGCTGCCGGTGCATCGCAACAAATTAGGCATATGGCAAGTGTAGGAGGAAATATGTTACAGCGTACACGTTGTTCTTATTTTTATAATACTGATATGCCCTGCAATAAACGAACTCCCAAAAGTGGCTGCGGCGCCATTGGCGGATCTAATAGAATGCATGCCATTTTTGGTGCTTCGGATAGTTGTATTGCCGTGCATCCCAGTGATATGTGTGTGGCACTTGCAGCTTTAGACGCTACTGTTTTTGTTGAAGGCCCTAAAGGAAAAAGAGAAATTAAGTTTACTGATTTTCATAGGCTTCCAGGCAATATGCCTGAAAAAGACAATACACTTGAAAACAAAGAAATCATTACTTCAATCGAGATTCCAAATAATAATTTTGAGAAGAACAGTCATTATTTAAAAGTTCGCGACAGAACCAGTTATGCTTTTGCATTAATATCTGTTGCCGTAGGTTTAGATATTCAAAATAATACGATTAAAGATGCAAGGCTTGCAATGGGAGGCGTGGCGCATAAACCATGGCGACTCACAGAAGCAGAAGAATTTTTGAAAGGAAAGACAGTTTCTGAAACCACATTCAGGCAAGCAGCTGATTTGGCCATGCATGGCGCAAGAGGTTACGGTGATAATGATTTTAAATTAACACTGGGACCAAACGCCATTACTGAAGCATTAACGATAGCAGCATCTAAATAA
- a CDS encoding response regulator transcription factor has protein sequence MSNVSVENQLSATLLEQTFSIEECNDIETFKKLVAGYVSLDQCVAVLSDFQADCSYIYAGNFGKVFGLPAENSVIDSAFEECIFTKIHPDDLIERHILELNYFQYLKTLPYQDSHKYSTSSRIRTQNTLENCAYINHRTIYLKSFSNGSIWLALCLYSPSADIQPRLGIDGKIVNIETGEIISIEKYKHYQQTLLSKRELEILTLLAKGSSSPNIATLLNISVYTVRRHRQNIIEKMKVANTTEAVKTAMVMGIISI, from the coding sequence ATGTCAAATGTATCCGTCGAGAATCAATTATCAGCCACTTTATTAGAACAAACATTTTCGATAGAAGAATGCAATGATATAGAAACCTTCAAAAAATTAGTAGCAGGTTATGTAAGCCTCGATCAGTGTGTGGCCGTCTTATCAGATTTTCAAGCCGATTGCAGTTATATTTACGCCGGTAATTTCGGAAAAGTATTTGGTTTACCGGCTGAAAACTCTGTGATCGATTCTGCCTTCGAAGAATGTATCTTCACCAAAATTCATCCCGACGATTTAATCGAGCGCCATATCTTGGAACTGAATTATTTTCAATACCTAAAAACACTGCCTTATCAGGACAGTCATAAATACAGTACTTCAAGCCGTATTCGTACTCAAAATACATTGGAGAATTGTGCCTACATCAATCATAGAACCATTTACTTAAAAAGCTTTAGTAACGGAAGTATCTGGCTGGCGTTATGTCTTTATTCACCGTCGGCAGATATTCAGCCCCGTTTAGGAATCGACGGTAAAATAGTCAATATTGAAACGGGTGAGATTATTTCGATCGAAAAATACAAACATTACCAACAAACCCTGCTTTCTAAAAGAGAACTCGAAATCCTGACGCTTTTGGCCAAAGGAAGCAGCAGCCCCAATATTGCAACACTACTAAATATTTCGGTTTATACAGTTCGCCGCCACAGACAAAATATAATCGAAAAAATGAAAGTCGCCAATACAACCGAAGCGGTAAAAACAGCGATGGTTATGGGAATCATATCGATTTAA
- a CDS encoding ribbon-helix-helix domain-containing protein — translation MTRQSISLTAPNEEWLKNQVKAEEFSSKSEAINYLIKQARTQDEYYEFVRAKIDKGEKSGFAKKQTREEMLAEFREGLPNV, via the coding sequence ATGACACGACAAAGTATATCATTAACTGCACCGAATGAGGAGTGGCTTAAAAATCAGGTTAAAGCAGAAGAATTTAGCAGTAAAAGTGAAGCTATTAATTATTTGATCAAACAAGCTCGTACACAAGATGAGTATTATGAGTTTGTAAGAGCCAAAATAGATAAGGGCGAAAAAAGTGGTTTTGCAAAAAAACAAACAAGAGAAGAAATGTTAGCAGAATTCAGAGAAGGTCTTCCTAATGTATAA
- a CDS encoding DUF1349 domain-containing protein, translating into MKSKFYVFCILSGLTLLSACGNNNQKEVSEVTSKNSQKTDSAFVNGSPCDIKLANIHFTKSINGADTLAKADANGKVIFRAGEKKDYFSDPNGELSNNTAPILLSKVDNTKPFTLIAKVTPEFTEKGLYNAGVLYIYVNDNFYQKFCFEQDERGNHRVVTVRTIGTSDDNNHDVVTAPTIYMKISSDTKTVASYYSLDKKNWQMVRLYKNNYPKTIWVGISTQCPVDKGTQSVFEDITLDQKSVTDFRMGN; encoded by the coding sequence ATGAAATCAAAATTTTATGTTTTCTGCATTTTATCCGGCTTAACTTTATTATCGGCCTGCGGAAACAATAACCAAAAAGAAGTATCAGAAGTAACTTCAAAAAACAGCCAAAAAACTGATTCTGCCTTTGTAAACGGCAGTCCCTGCGATATTAAACTTGCTAATATTCATTTTACTAAATCTATTAATGGCGCTGATACTTTGGCAAAAGCCGATGCAAATGGCAAAGTAATTTTCCGCGCAGGCGAAAAGAAAGATTATTTTTCAGATCCTAATGGCGAATTATCCAACAACACCGCTCCTATTTTATTATCAAAAGTCGATAATACCAAACCTTTTACTTTAATAGCTAAAGTAACGCCTGAATTTACAGAGAAAGGATTGTATAATGCGGGTGTTTTATATATTTATGTGAATGATAATTTCTATCAAAAATTTTGTTTCGAACAAGACGAACGCGGCAATCATCGAGTGGTAACGGTACGCACGATTGGAACTTCTGACGATAATAATCATGATGTTGTGACGGCCCCAACGATTTACATGAAAATATCATCGGATACCAAAACAGTAGCCAGCTATTATTCTTTGGATAAAAAAAACTGGCAAATGGTTCGTTTGTATAAAAACAATTATCCTAAAACAATCTGGGTTGGAATTAGTACGCAATGTCCTGTTGACAAAGGAACTCAAAGTGTTTTTGAAGACATTACGTTAGATCAAAAAAGTGTGACCGATTTTAGAATGGGGAATTAA
- a CDS encoding serine hydrolase domain-containing protein has protein sequence MKKSYLLLLFLLPVYYGYSQQKFKITYDQLKDYEGVYEYEKNTTLQIAASPKDTILYAIINESKYSLKPSEKDVFLNMSKEKVTFVRNTSSVITGYSSDGKTFNLINKKVNFPKEMWYPRLNASKDYQYTYQQPKKETDGLVTGSIDNTGLNKALLSEMMQKIVNGTYANVHSVLIIKDGKLVFEEYFYDNNKTKLHELRSATKSFVSALTGIAIDKGYIKDKNETVLSYFPDYTFKNLTEDKKQITIENLLTNQSGLDCDVSNPKSEGNETTMNYSDDWIQFTLDLPMIDVPGGKGMYCSGNPITLGKVIERATKMPLPDFAKQTLFKDLGIKNFKWNFKPDASSAETFCQVYLNSRDMAKFGMLYLNKGVWNGKQVVSKNWVEESLTKHSVVQGVNYGYLWWLKYITVDGVRYNGKAAQGNGGQKIYIWEEQNMITVITGGNYNAQSPSDELIQKYILPAFNKK, from the coding sequence ATGAAAAAATCATATTTACTGCTGCTTTTTTTATTGCCTGTTTATTATGGCTATTCTCAACAAAAATTTAAAATTACCTACGACCAATTAAAAGATTACGAAGGTGTTTATGAATATGAAAAAAACACCACGTTACAAATAGCAGCTTCACCTAAAGACACTATTTTGTATGCGATTATTAATGAAAGTAAATATTCTCTGAAACCTTCTGAAAAAGATGTTTTTTTGAATATGTCGAAAGAAAAAGTGACGTTTGTAAGGAATACATCTTCGGTAATAACGGGATATTCTTCTGATGGAAAGACTTTTAATTTAATTAATAAAAAAGTGAATTTCCCTAAAGAAATGTGGTATCCAAGATTGAATGCCTCAAAAGATTATCAATATACGTATCAGCAACCCAAAAAAGAAACTGATGGCTTAGTCACCGGGAGCATCGATAATACCGGATTAAACAAAGCATTATTAAGCGAAATGATGCAGAAAATCGTTAACGGTACTTATGCTAACGTTCATAGTGTTTTGATTATAAAAGATGGAAAATTAGTTTTTGAAGAATACTTTTATGACAACAACAAAACCAAGCTTCACGAACTTCGCTCTGCTACAAAAAGTTTTGTTTCGGCCCTGACCGGAATTGCCATTGATAAAGGATATATTAAAGATAAAAATGAAACGGTTCTCTCCTATTTTCCGGATTATACTTTTAAAAACCTGACCGAAGATAAAAAGCAAATTACAATTGAAAACCTGCTGACCAATCAGAGCGGATTGGATTGTGATGTGAGTAATCCAAAATCTGAAGGGAATGAAACTACCATGAATTATTCTGATGACTGGATTCAGTTTACATTAGATTTACCCATGATTGATGTGCCTGGCGGAAAAGGAATGTATTGCTCCGGTAATCCTATAACTTTAGGCAAAGTTATCGAAAGAGCAACCAAAATGCCTTTGCCTGATTTTGCCAAACAAACTCTTTTTAAAGATCTTGGAATTAAAAATTTTAAATGGAATTTTAAACCTGATGCTTCAAGTGCCGAAACTTTTTGTCAGGTATATTTAAACTCCAGGGACATGGCAAAATTTGGAATGCTTTATCTTAATAAAGGTGTTTGGAACGGTAAACAAGTCGTTTCTAAAAATTGGGTTGAGGAATCACTTACCAAACATTCTGTTGTACAAGGCGTAAATTACGGTTATCTGTGGTGGCTTAAATACATAACTGTTGATGGTGTTCGCTATAACGGAAAAGCGGCTCAGGGAAATGGCGGTCAGAAAATTTATATTTGGGAAGAACAAAATATGATTACGGTTATTACTGGCGGAAATTATAATGCGCAATCACCAAGCGACGAATTGATTCAGAAATATATTTTACCGGCTTTTAATAAGAAGTGA
- a CDS encoding (2Fe-2S)-binding protein, whose product MAAKRTIKNKAVEEESSSSRRDFIKKSGLFTALALTPPSLVMASDNKWDEKIAEYLETVPLSLEVNGIKHNLNVEPRTTLLDLLREQLLLTGTKKGCDHGQCGACTVHVNGTRILSCLSLASMQQNAQVTTIEGLSKGKKLHPMQEAFIKNDGFQCGYCTPGQIMSGIACIKEGHANSREEIREYMSGNICRCGAYHNIVDAIIEVKEGGKLV is encoded by the coding sequence ATGGCTGCCAAGAGAACAATTAAAAACAAAGCAGTAGAAGAAGAATCGAGTTCTTCACGTCGCGATTTTATAAAAAAATCCGGATTATTTACTGCACTTGCTTTGACACCGCCTTCATTGGTGATGGCTTCTGATAATAAATGGGATGAAAAAATCGCAGAATATTTAGAGACCGTTCCGTTATCGCTTGAAGTAAACGGCATAAAGCACAATCTAAATGTAGAGCCCAGAACCACGCTGCTTGATTTATTACGAGAACAATTGTTACTTACCGGAACCAAAAAAGGCTGCGATCATGGGCAATGCGGCGCTTGCACCGTTCATGTAAATGGCACCAGAATATTATCTTGCCTTTCATTGGCATCCATGCAGCAAAATGCTCAGGTAACCACCATCGAAGGACTTTCAAAAGGGAAAAAACTACATCCCATGCAGGAAGCTTTCATTAAAAATGATGGTTTTCAATGTGGCTATTGTACCCCCGGACAAATTATGTCAGGTATAGCCTGTATCAAAGAAGGTCATGCCAACAGCAGAGAAGAAATTAGGGAATATATGAGCGGCAATATTTGCAGATGCGGCGCTTACCATAATATTGTCGATGCCATTATAGAAGTTAAGGAAGGAGGGAAGCTAGTATGA
- a CDS encoding cysteine desulfurase family protein, whose translation MSLQQTIYLDNNATTQLDERVLDAMLPYFIHSYANASSGHLAGLTVNEAVENAAWQTANQIGATPEEIIFTSGATESINLAIKGLANQSKKHIITVRTEHKAVLDTCQFMESIGFEVTYLHVDSDGVLDLQLLNDSITDHTLMVIVMMVNNEIGVIQDIDRISAIVHSKKALFMCDATQAVGKMTIDVQKSGIDLLALSAHKFYGPKGVGALYLSAKAKLKLTPQIHGGGQQRKLRSGTLNVSGIIGLGKACEIAQAEMKTDQERIQKLRDRLEKSLLEIEGSFVNGNTKNRIYNTSNICFPGVNSESLILALQNISVSNGSSCSAVTSEPSHVLKALGLSDENALSSIRFSLGKFTTEEEILVTIERVCALVREL comes from the coding sequence ATGTCCCTACAGCAAACCATTTACCTCGATAATAACGCTACTACCCAACTTGACGAACGTGTACTTGATGCCATGCTTCCTTATTTTATCCATTCGTATGCGAATGCCAGTAGTGGTCATTTAGCAGGATTAACCGTAAATGAAGCTGTCGAAAATGCTGCGTGGCAAACTGCGAACCAGATTGGGGCAACTCCGGAAGAAATCATTTTTACGTCGGGCGCAACAGAATCAATCAACTTAGCTATAAAAGGACTCGCAAATCAAAGCAAGAAACATATTATAACGGTTCGTACAGAGCATAAAGCTGTTCTGGATACCTGTCAATTTATGGAAAGTATTGGTTTTGAGGTTACTTACTTGCATGTAGATTCTGATGGGGTTTTAGATCTTCAGCTTTTAAACGACTCTATTACCGATCATACCTTAATGGTTATTGTAATGATGGTGAATAATGAAATTGGTGTGATTCAGGATATTGATAGAATATCCGCAATAGTTCATTCGAAAAAGGCTCTTTTTATGTGTGATGCTACTCAGGCTGTTGGAAAAATGACTATTGATGTGCAAAAATCAGGGATTGACCTTTTGGCCCTTTCGGCACATAAATTTTACGGACCAAAAGGTGTAGGCGCTTTGTATCTTTCCGCGAAAGCGAAATTAAAATTAACCCCACAAATACACGGCGGCGGACAACAACGCAAATTACGCAGCGGAACACTAAATGTTTCCGGAATTATTGGTCTTGGAAAAGCTTGTGAAATTGCCCAAGCTGAAATGAAAACAGATCAGGAAAGAATACAAAAACTTAGAGATCGTCTTGAAAAATCTTTATTAGAAATTGAAGGATCGTTTGTAAACGGAAATACAAAAAACCGAATATACAATACGTCGAATATTTGCTTTCCGGGAGTGAATTCTGAAAGTCTGATTCTGGCTTTGCAAAATATTTCGGTTTCGAATGGTTCGTCCTGCTCTGCTGTTACATCCGAACCTTCGCATGTATTGAAGGCTTTGGGTTTATCTGATGAAAATGCTTTGAGTTCGATTCGTTTTAGTCTAGGGAAATTTACTACTGAAGAAGAAATTTTAGTTACTATTGAGAGGGTTTGTGCTTTGGTAAGAGAGCTTTAG
- a CDS encoding type II toxin-antitoxin system RelE/ParE family toxin — MYNYFLSKEAKEDLRRIYYYYYYYYYYYYGVGKFGVNQADSYFSMFYDCFDRIEENPFLSPSADHIRKGYRYCVCGVDTIYYQIIDKRIEIITIIGRQDF, encoded by the coding sequence ATGTATAATTATTTTTTAAGTAAAGAAGCTAAAGAAGATTTACGAAGAATTTATTATTATTATTATTATTATTATTATTATTATTATGGAGTTGGTAAGTTTGGCGTTAATCAGGCGGATAGCTATTTTAGTATGTTCTATGATTGTTTTGATAGAATAGAGGAAAATCCTTTTTTATCTCCATCAGCCGACCACATCAGAAAAGGCTATCGTTATTGTGTTTGTGGAGTTGATACGATCTACTATCAAATCATAGATAAAAGAATAGAGATTATTACCATTATTGGAAGGCAAGATTTTTAA
- a CDS encoding xanthine dehydrogenase family protein molybdopterin-binding subunit: MSKTSNINRVDGFAKVTGSATYSAEYKTPGVAYACLVGSTIAKGRIKTIDTKKAEWAPGVLAVITHLNVDKPAGYEQPKKRDNLGQPLQIFKDDSVRYYDQPIALVIADTFERMQYAASLIKADYLKEDHSTELEKVKDKGKTPERAKDYHRGVEDGYKNAEVILEEEYTIPTEVHNPMELANIIAKWDGNKPTLYTKSQGVEGTRRSVGDVFGIPAADVSVNSEYLGGAFGMGLHTWPYEIAALIGAKKINRPVKLVLHREQMFTNVGFRPYTIQKMGLGATKEGKLTGLTHEAIAMTSSYEDFMEGTVNMSRFIYDCANVSTRYRIVPLDTCTPIWMRGPGEATGSFALESAMDELAHKLDMDPIEFRKLNYAEKDLEQNKPWSSKYLLECYEGGMERIGWKNRKNKPGSVREGEWLVGYGMGTGTFGCYRSPTSVKAKFLTNGTLVLQCSVNDMGPGTATMMTAIGADVTGIPSENVIIEMGKSGLAKGPTQGGSATTSSVGSAVNDSCQLLITKAIELASKSEALKNVPITDLAFANGSITSKKDSSKRVSLVEVLNANKLEELVVENESKASEEAKKYSIYSFSVHFVKVLINPNLGKIRLAHVVSCADIGTVINQKTSAGQMYGGAVGGIGMGLMESLEIDHRFGRPINNNFADYHVPVNADIEKQEVFFVNKKDPISNPMGTKGLGETALVGMAPAIANAVFNATGIRVRDLPITLDKILESSVATA, encoded by the coding sequence ATGAGCAAGACAAGTAATATAAACAGAGTTGACGGATTTGCTAAAGTAACAGGTTCAGCCACATATTCAGCCGAGTATAAAACTCCGGGCGTTGCTTATGCATGCCTCGTAGGAAGTACGATTGCCAAAGGAAGAATTAAAACTATTGATACTAAAAAAGCCGAATGGGCGCCGGGAGTTTTAGCAGTAATCACACATCTTAATGTAGACAAACCTGCTGGATACGAACAACCTAAAAAACGCGATAACTTAGGTCAGCCACTTCAAATTTTTAAAGATGATTCGGTTCGTTATTATGATCAGCCCATTGCTTTGGTAATTGCAGATACTTTTGAGCGTATGCAATATGCTGCCAGTCTGATCAAAGCAGATTATTTAAAAGAAGACCATTCTACAGAACTTGAAAAAGTAAAAGATAAAGGAAAAACTCCGGAACGTGCAAAAGATTATCACCGTGGCGTTGAGGACGGCTATAAAAATGCAGAAGTAATTCTTGAAGAAGAATATACTATACCAACAGAGGTGCATAACCCAATGGAGCTGGCTAACATCATTGCCAAATGGGATGGAAATAAGCCTACACTTTACACCAAAAGTCAGGGTGTAGAAGGAACACGCAGAAGTGTAGGAGATGTATTTGGGATTCCTGCCGCAGATGTATCTGTAAATTCAGAATATCTGGGAGGTGCTTTTGGTATGGGACTACACACCTGGCCTTATGAAATTGCAGCTCTTATTGGTGCTAAAAAAATAAACCGCCCTGTAAAACTGGTATTGCATAGGGAACAAATGTTTACCAATGTTGGTTTTCGACCTTATACGATTCAGAAAATGGGTCTTGGTGCCACCAAAGAAGGCAAACTAACAGGACTAACGCATGAAGCTATCGCCATGACGTCGAGTTATGAAGATTTTATGGAAGGTACCGTAAACATGTCCCGATTTATTTATGATTGTGCCAATGTTTCAACGCGATATCGTATTGTTCCTCTTGACACTTGTACGCCAATCTGGATGCGTGGTCCGGGAGAAGCAACAGGTTCTTTTGCCTTAGAAAGTGCTATGGACGAGTTGGCTCATAAATTAGATATGGACCCAATTGAGTTTCGTAAACTGAATTATGCCGAAAAAGATCTCGAACAAAATAAACCATGGAGCAGCAAATATCTTCTGGAATGCTACGAAGGCGGTATGGAACGCATTGGCTGGAAAAACCGTAAAAACAAACCAGGATCTGTTCGTGAAGGCGAATGGCTCGTAGGTTACGGAATGGGAACCGGAACTTTTGGCTGTTATAGAAGTCCTACTTCTGTAAAAGCAAAATTTTTAACCAATGGCACGTTGGTTCTGCAATGCAGCGTAAACGATATGGGACCCGGAACAGCCACTATGATGACTGCGATTGGTGCCGATGTAACTGGAATACCAAGTGAAAATGTGATTATCGAAATGGGAAAAAGCGGTCTTGCAAAAGGACCAACCCAAGGAGGTTCAGCAACCACTTCATCTGTAGGGTCAGCGGTCAACGATTCCTGCCAGTTATTAATAACAAAAGCTATTGAACTGGCGAGTAAATCAGAGGCGTTAAAGAATGTGCCTATTACCGATCTGGCGTTTGCGAATGGTTCAATAACTTCAAAAAAAGACAGTTCGAAAAGAGTTTCTTTAGTTGAGGTATTGAATGCAAATAAATTAGAAGAATTAGTAGTAGAAAATGAATCGAAAGCTTCAGAAGAGGCCAAAAAATATTCGATTTATTCTTTCTCTGTACATTTTGTAAAAGTATTGATAAATCCAAATCTTGGAAAAATCAGATTGGCACATGTGGTTTCCTGCGCTGATATTGGAACTGTAATCAACCAGAAAACTTCGGCAGGGCAAATGTATGGCGGAGCGGTAGGAGGAATCGGAATGGGATTGATGGAATCGCTAGAAATCGATCACAGATTTGGTCGCCCCATAAATAATAATTTTGCCGATTATCATGTTCCCGTAAATGCCGATATTGAAAAACAGGAAGTATTTTTTGTCAATAAAAAAGATCCAATTAGTAACCCAATGGGAACAAAAGGACTTGGAGAAACCGCTTTGGTAGGAATGGCTCCGGCAATTGCCAATGCAGTTTTTAATGCAACAGGAATACGCGTCAGGGATTTACCTATTACATTAGATAAAATATTAGAATCTTCTGTAGCAACTGCTTAA